The window GACGTGTTCGTCCTTCGCGTACTCCGCACCGGCCTCGACCCGGGCGCGCTGGGCCGCCGCGAGCACCTCGCCACGGCGGTCGTCGGGGATGTCGTACTTGTCCGTCGCGAGTTCGATCGTGAGGCCGTTGTGGTCGTGGGTGTAGAGCGAGTGGAACACCCCACGGTCGAACTCGTTGTAGCGGTGGCCGATCCCGTCGAGGGCTTCCTTGGTCTCGACGAAGCGGTCGGGCGCGATGGAAAAAGCAAGGTGGTGGACCGCGCCGATGCCGGGTCGCTGGGGGCCCTGGTGGGAGTCGTACTCGTCGGAGACGAAGAAGGT is drawn from Halococcus salsus and contains these coding sequences:
- a CDS encoding VOC family protein, with product MDDTDVTAELPESTLRTTGTDHVTLIGSNEEDTVEFYRDVLGMPLVLRQPNLDAPEMTHLFFDTGDGRMLTFFVSDEYDSHQGPQRPGIGAVHHLAFSIAPDRFVETKEALDGIGHRYNEFDRGVFHSLYTHDHNGLTIELATDKYDIPDDRRGEVLAAAQRARVEAGAEYAKDEHVETALDELGLPIERHELPEAVAGTGGE